The sequence CTGACCACACTCCCTTGTTTTGCAAGGCATGGGCCAGTGCGCGGGCCAAGATGTCCTTGAGGATTCCGATACACCCCACTGAGCCTGCTTGAAGGTCATCAGCGTACGGCATCAAGTCAGGTTGGTTCTCCAACGGGATGCACCGCTGGAGCTTTTCGAGTGTGATACGGAATGCCTGTTCATCCGCTTCCACTCCGGTCAGGTAACGCCTGAAATGAACGACCGCACTGCGACGGGCAACCTGGCCGCTCAGCTCCATTAATTGATAGAGGTCGTAGGATCCGACGAGTGTCAGCGTTACACCGCAGATATTTGATAGCGATTTAAGGGCGTCCATATAGTTGGCCAGGGAATTCCCGTGAAGGTTGCGTAGAAGATGCACCGCCTCATCCACCACCACCAAGGCTGTACGCCGGAATTTCAATACGTTCTCAATAGCTACACGCATGGCTGTCACTGTGTTGCCAGAAGCGACATTACGTACGGTAGTCCTGCCATCACTGAGGGTAGTTTCCTGTTTCCGCCCCATTAGGGGCTCCTGCAACGCCTCTCCGAGACGGAGGTAGAACATACGCCACGAGAACATCCGCTCACCAGAGGAAGGTGCTTCCATCACCACCACTGGAATGAAGCTGGGATCTTCCTCTATTGCCTGGAGATGGTTCGTTATAACCCGTTTTCGGAGGCCGTCCACCACAGTGGATTTCCCGACCCCGGTGGGTCCAATCAAGAGTGCGATATCCGTCCCTGATCCCGGAAGGGCCATCGTCTCCAAATCATGCAACACCTCGTTGATGCGAGGGTGAAGAAGCCTCACCGCACGAAAGTAGGCCAGCTTCTGCTCCACCGACAGCTTGAGCGCCTCGTCGTGGCTGATGAGGCCGGGCATGAGATCAGAAGAATTCGTAGTCATCGTCTCGCTCCTTAAGTAAGGTTTCGTTTGGTACCTGCCGTGTCGTTTTAAGGACGCCAAACGGATTGGCGGGTTTAACTGCCGCAGGAAGTGTCCTGGAGGCTGTTGCTGTGCTGGTGGCGGTTTCTCGTTGAGCCTTCCGTGCCTTGGACTGGCCTAGCTGCTTAGTACCGAGGGCCTCATCTTTGCCTTCGCACCGGGTGGCTTGAACATCGGAGGTCGCCAGGGTCATTCCCAATGGACCATAGAGCGTCTTTGCCTCGGCCTGCTGCTCACCCAATCGTGGATCCCAGGCTTTGGCATCCAGCAGCCGCAGGTGCTCCGCAAGCCGCTCGGGAGAAAGCTCCTTTTTCTGGATCCTGGATTTTTTTGCAAGTTCGGCAAACGCATACCGAAGTTCGATCTCTGTACGGTTTCGGATCGTCCCCATGAGCTTGGATACGCACCGGTGCCATTGGTTTCCAACCAACACATACACAACTCGAACATCCCAGGGGTCGACGCGAACCTCCACAGGCTGTCCGGCGACGCCTGGTTTCCGGAGCACATCGTTCCAGTACCAGATGTGAGTGATTTTTACGCCGCGTTGTCCATCCACCACCCTCGTATCCCCTTCCTGGGGGCTCGGACAGGTTTCAATCCGGAAGGTGTCGTCGTATCTGACCAGCCGATTCCGGCGTTCGCCCGTTTCCGTCAGCCGACGTTCCAGATGCTCAAGGGGTGCCTCACCATGGGCCGGATGAATCTCCGTCCCGTAAATCCGCTTGCAGAAGAAATCCATGGCGCCATGCAAGGCCGTAAGGGTCCAGGTGACGAAGTTTTCGGGTAGCACGCTCTTGGTGGTCATCCGAGCATGCTTCATGAGCTGAGTGTTGCCTTCCAGCAAATGGATGAACTGCGTGTTCACCGTTCCAAACAGGCGCTCCATTACCGATCCGTGCCGCGATTGGCCCGCTGGCCGGTATCGGATGCTGCACCCGTATAGTTGGCAAACCCGCTGCATGGCCCTAGATTTGAAATCCTTGCCATTGTCGAGCACCAGCATTTCCGGCATCCGGCCGTGCCTGCGGACGAGGTCTCTCAGCACCATCATGCAGGAGCGGTAGGACGGCGCCTCGAAACTCAAATAGAAAGAGAGGACCGCCCGTGACTCAGCGTCCACTGCCAATGTGAGCCACACCTTTCCAAGGGAATTCTTCCCACCCGGACCGCACATCAAAAGATCCAATTCGGTGTGGTCGATGTGAACGTACTGGAAGGGGCGGACGCCGTGGATGGACTCATTCAGATGGAGGTACCAGACGATGGGATCGGTTTGGTAAGCCCAGCGCTTCCCCTTCCTGGCCCGAATGGATTTTAGGTTTTCGAGTTCTTTATGGAACGTCCTAAGCGAGCAGGGGCGCACACCCGCCTCCTGGCAGCCATCCAGGAGGTATAGGTAGGCCGCCTTTTTGGTGATGTTCTTCGGATTGTTGAATTGTTCCTGCGCGACTTTCGCGATCAGATCAAGCAATTCCTGCGGAATCTTCCGGGCATGATTTCCGCATCGTTCATATTTTGTAGCTAAGGAAAGATGCTGTTCGGCCACGCTCCCGCCTGCTTCACGCATGGCCTTGCGATACCGTTCAAGGCTCCGTTTCGATCGAGGCACCGAATTGGGATCCACGGCGGCCATCTGGAGCCATCCACCGCGTTGTAGCGCGGACTCGATGGCATTGGGAGAGACTGCATTAAGCGTGTCGCAAATGGTTAGCCCAGGATGTTGACTAGCCTGCAGCTCAAGCTTTCCTTCAGCGTGCAATGTCTCAAGCACTGAGATATCCACCTCGCTCGTGCCCTGTTCTCCCTTCAACAGGACCTTCGTATCACCGATCAACGAGATCTCGTAGGGAAGGCCTTCATAGGTCAGCTTGGCCCCTACCTCAATTGATGCGACGCGAGTCTCTAGACATTCAGCCATGGCTGCTTCTTCAATTCGGCGGTGGAACTGCATCGCTGCCAAATCCCGGTAGATGAGCACTCTGTCCGTCTCCCCGAGGTCGTCATTGACCAGGTCGACAGTGAGTTGGCCATCTGCGATCGCTTTGTAGATGTCATCCGTAGTGACTTTGGGTACATCGATTTCGACAGAACCCATGTCGCCTACCGCCACACCAGATATACCCTCGTTCACTTTCGTTCCAATCCGAGCAATCAGATGAACCAGCGGAATGACAGCCTGGCCTTCGAAGAAACCCTTCAATGTGGCTATGGCCTTCTGCTCGACAGGTGGCCACCCCGGTGTCAGGTAGTCTCCTAAAAAGATCAGGTTCTGGACGTACTGCTGCGGGTGCTCATCGGCTGAATGCAGTCGATAGTCGATTCCCAGAGAAGCAAGATATTCTTCGGCCTCCGGGAAGCGCCACCCATCATCGGTTCGGAGATACCGTCCCGGCGTTTTTCGCGCCAGGCCAATGAGCCGTTCCTCCTCGCGCCATTCCTCCAGGCGAAATCCGTCTGTGGTGATCAGCAGGAAGTCGGGGGTATGCTGAAGCCGGAAGGGTTTCTTGGTGCCACGCTCTGTCAGCATCAAGTCCAACTTCACCGGCTGTGGGTAGTACTCCAAAATCTTTGGGTCATGCTCGTATTGGACGATGGCCGGGAATTCAACCGTCCGGCTCTCCGCAGCGATTGCCCGACCCATTTTCTGGCTCGCATAGCGAGTGATCACGTTTCCGCGATGGGATTGCACTTCCCTGACTGGGGCTTCTTTGCGGGCCTTCTGCACCAACCGCATT comes from Holophagaceae bacterium and encodes:
- a CDS encoding DDE-type integrase/transposase/recombinase — protein: MLTQIELHDLFKSLGTPSAGMRLVQKARKEAPVREVQSHRGNVITRYASQKMGRAIAAESRTVEFPAIVQYEHDPKILEYYPQPVKLDLMLTERGTKKPFRLQHTPDFLLITTDGFRLEEWREEERLIGLARKTPGRYLRTDDGWRFPEAEEYLASLGIDYRLHSADEHPQQYVQNLIFLGDYLTPGWPPVEQKAIATLKGFFEGQAVIPLVHLIARIGTKVNEGISGVAVGDMGSVEIDVPKVTTDDIYKAIADGQLTVDLVNDDLGETDRVLIYRDLAAMQFHRRIEEAAMAECLETRVASIEVGAKLTYEGLPYEISLIGDTKVLLKGEQGTSEVDISVLETLHAEGKLELQASQHPGLTICDTLNAVSPNAIESALQRGGWLQMAAVDPNSVPRSKRSLERYRKAMREAGGSVAEQHLSLATKYERCGNHARKIPQELLDLIAKVAQEQFNNPKNITKKAAYLYLLDGCQEAGVRPCSLRTFHKELENLKSIRARKGKRWAYQTDPIVWYLHLNESIHGVRPFQYVHIDHTELDLLMCGPGGKNSLGKVWLTLAVDAESRAVLSFYLSFEAPSYRSCMMVLRDLVRRHGRMPEMLVLDNGKDFKSRAMQRVCQLYGCSIRYRPAGQSRHGSVMERLFGTVNTQFIHLLEGNTQLMKHARMTTKSVLPENFVTWTLTALHGAMDFFCKRIYGTEIHPAHGEAPLEHLERRLTETGERRNRLVRYDDTFRIETCPSPQEGDTRVVDGQRGVKITHIWYWNDVLRKPGVAGQPVEVRVDPWDVRVVYVLVGNQWHRCVSKLMGTIRNRTEIELRYAFAELAKKSRIQKKELSPERLAEHLRLLDAKAWDPRLGEQQAEAKTLYGPLGMTLATSDVQATRCEGKDEALGTKQLGQSKARKAQRETATSTATASRTLPAAVKPANPFGVLKTTRQVPNETLLKERDDDYEFF
- a CDS encoding AAA family ATPase; the protein is MTTNSSDLMPGLISHDEALKLSVEQKLAYFRAVRLLHPRINEVLHDLETMALPGSGTDIALLIGPTGVGKSTVVDGLRKRVITNHLQAIEEDPSFIPVVVMEAPSSGERMFSWRMFYLRLGEALQEPLMGRKQETTLSDGRTTVRNVASGNTVTAMRVAIENVLKFRRTALVVVDEAVHLLRNLHGNSLANYMDALKSLSNICGVTLTLVGSYDLYQLMELSGQVARRSAVVHFRRYLTGVEADEQAFRITLEKLQRCIPLENQPDLMPYADDLQAGSVGCIGILKDILARALAHALQNKGVWSESLLEKAMLSQSQMESILEETVTGERLIQKATFGSGTFKSMGLAAKEVECRIGATT